The region aaagatgagaaaCTTGGTTCATTTCTCCATGTCATAATCTGTAGTTTTTCttattcaagttttttttttggtttaatttcatatattgaaATGGGAAATGTTTTAGCTTCTTGAACTTTGAGTTGAATTTCCTATCTTCCGCTTCTGTTTTGCTTTTAATTTGGTGGATGGGTTCTGTCACTTTCATATCCTCATTTCTCTCCACTGTTTTTGTGAGATTGGAGGAAATGATGAGTTAATGCCTATGTGACAATGTATTTGATCTAAAAGAAGATAAATAGTCATAGTTCATAGGCCTAAGTAGTTGAGTGTATTGCATCTAATGTTGGTTGAGACGTAAGggcaaagaaaaaataaagaaatgggaaaatagATTGTAAAGTTACATGATGCATGTCCTGAAAGCATTCTGAATGCAATCTATATAAGACATTTGTTATTTATATGTGGAATTGCATTATGATTTCCTTATTTTCTGGTTCACAGGTTTCTTGGTTGTCAAAAATGGCATCTGCTCTCAAACAAGAGCTATTAAAGAAGACACAGATATTTCATCTTAAGGTGTGGGTTGTAATTGGGATTTTTGTCGGGTTGTTCATTGTAGTAATCCTTTTGGTGTTATCATTTTGCCTTACTTCTCGAAAGAAAGCCAGAAGAGCTAACGGAGAGCTTCCTGTTAGCCAAATCCCAACTGTGTCAAAAGAGATAAGGGTCGATCAGAACTCAGCAAACCATTTTGTACCTCATGATGGTGATTTCTTTTCCCTTCATGAAAAATTCAGTGATAAGGATTCAGATAAGCTTCTGAAGCGTTCAAGTGTAGACAAGACAAAAAATGCAGATAATAGCAGTCAATCAGGCTCATTCAATCATTTAGAGAAAGATGGTGATGGTGCTGAAGTGGGAGAAAAAGGGGTTATTGTGCAACTTAATGGATCCAGACCTGCTCACGCCATAACTGCCCCATCCCCTCTATCTGGGTTGCCAGAATTTTCTCGTCTTGGTTGGGGTCATTGGTTTACATTACGGGACCTAGAAACCGCAACAAACagattttcaaaggaaaatgttattggtGAGGGTGGATATGGAGTTGTTTATTGGGGCCATCTGATAAATGGGACTCCCGTGGCTGTTAAGAGGCTCCTTAACAATCTGTAAGTTTCAAACAGATTTGTTTTCAGTTACTAAACCCCTTATTGCTAGTTATGTGCTTATGTTGGTTTGTCTTACGCTTGTTACTTATAGAGGACAAGCAGAGAAGGAGTTCAGGGTTGAAGTTGAGGCCATTGGTCACGTGCGGCATAAGAATTTAGTTAGACTCTTGGGTTACTGTGTTGAAGGAACTCACAGGTATCATTTTTAAGCTCGCTCTATGTTTCTGAGAAAGTTGACGATGCTTGTACATACAAACAAGAAATAGAGTGTAAATATTTCTTCTGGGGTATAAAAGAATGCATCTAACTATGCATAGCAATATTTTACAAGTTAATTAGTCCTCCATCATTGCTGCACCATTATTTGTACAATAACAGGCAGCCAGACTCTTAATGAAATGCAGTCAATAAACATAGTTACTCCTTAGTAATATTATAATATCTAGATGAGattgttccttttcttttctcctattGGGTACATGTgggttttaatttgaattacaAGAAATGGAGGTCCTTGCAAGTGTTGTGTTTGAACCTTGGAAGCTGTTTGCAGCCTTACTTTCTTACTTTGGGTTTGTATCTCTTATACTTCTATTACATTTCAGGTTGTTAGTTTATGAGTACGTTAACAATGGTAATTTAGAGCAATGGCTTCATGGAGCTATGCGACAGCATGGATATCTTACCTGGGAAGCCCGCATGAAAGTTCTTCTTGGCACTGCTAGGGCGTATGTCACTTTCTTCCTTCCAATTGAATTTTCTTAGGTTACATTTCAACTGTGTTTTGTGGGGGACAAACAAAAGGAATATAAACCAATAGAACAGAgaaaatgaattgaactttATTCGTTTATTCTTCAGAACTTGATTGGATTGGAAAATGAGAAACAAATCAATAGATATTTGACCtctaaaaaatcatttttactttgatatttgataaaaagttttttttatctgtaagtaTTATTCAGAATAATACAATATTACTTCTATTCATTTTCCCTTGATGTGTCCTAGTTCTTGATATGATATAGCGTAAATCTGACATGCAAACCAATTCTGTTTTTCACACATAATATACTTTTTGCAGGCTTGCCTACTTGCATGAAGCAATTGAACCAAAAGTGGTGCACCGAGACATTAAATCAAGCAATATACTGATAGATGATGACTTCAATGCTAAAATTTCTGATTTTGGTTTAGCCAAGTTGCTGGGTGCTGGAAAGAGTCATATTACAACCAGAGTAATGGGTACCTTCGGGTGAGCATCTTCTATGAAACTATCCCACACTTCGGTTTGTACTGTGGTTCATTTTCCTCTTCAAATTGCTTTTGTTTCTCTGTTCACCAAGCACCTTAAAAGCTACTCGGGTTGTACTTCATTGGGCCtgacaattttgtttttcctaaaATTCTGCAGATATGTAGCTCCAGAATATGCAAATAGCGGCCTTCTAAATGAGAAGAGTGATGTTTACAGCTTTGGAGTTGTGCTATTGGAAGCAATTACAGGAAGAGATCCTGTGGATTATGGCAGGCCAGCACATGAGGTATGAAAAtgcaaatttatttaaataggaATGACCGTAAATATCTGAAAAGACATCAGCAGAATTTCAATTTGGGAAACTTTAACATCTCTTTGTTCTTTTACCTTCTTCACGAGTTAGTGATTCGAAGCCTTGAAGGGAGGTGTTTGTGCTGACAATATACACACAAACTCCCCCATCCCCcccttcacacacacacacatatatatatatatttatatatgtacacaccTTTAAGTACATATATAATTCCCCTCCATCTTTTTGTACATCATCTCCTTTTTGATATATCATCTTGTTGACTGGTATGGCTGTTGTGATGCCTCTCACTTCACATCTTTGATCTGGAGACACTGATCTCTTCCTTGATTACTCCGGCAACCCACTTAGCCATTCATCATCATGCAGGGAATGTCATCCTCCTTTCCCTTTTTCCTCTCTACCTACTACCAGTACCACTTCCCACCGTCAAACATCAGTTTAGATAGACCACTATAAGCACCAATGGTGGAGGACCAGCACACTCTCACATTGGCCATCACCACATGCATCCCTTTACGAACTGCTGCAGCATTCTCATCTTAGATTACCTACAGCCCGAGCCCCAGCCTCAACTTTCTCTCACCAGCAATCATGACTATAACCTTTGGTATAGCAATTGATCACATAGCAATATATGTTTCAGCAGAAGACTggttctttgggaatgatgtgaCATCTATTTAGAAGTGACTGCATTTTTGGCTTTAAATTTGTCTCAATATAGGAACAGATGAAGCTTAATAATAAACAACTAAATTGGGGCAACTTTCCTTCACTGCTTTTAAGACCGATAATGTAATGGGACAAGTTCAGAGTCCAGTTTGACGTTAATTAATCTGCTTAATCATGATGGTTTCATGTTCCAGAAGGCACTGACATTACCTCATCTTTGAAGATAACTCAATTTGCTTGCATGTTGTAAGTTGCATTATGCAATGTGTTCCAAGCAACTTCttggggaattttttttttttatgttgccTTTTCCTTGCCAAGAAAATCAATAgcttttcttttcatcttctttAAACTTCTGTAAGTACCTCTTGTTCTATCAAATTCAAGCATTACATGACCACGTCTTTCCTGATCCATGGTTTGGTGATTCATGAAGGTAAACCTGGTCGACTGGCTTAAAATGATGGTTGGCAGCAGGCGATCAGAAGAAGTGGCTGACCCAACCATCGAGACCAGGCCCTCTACTAGTGCCCTTAAGAGATCCCTTTTGACTGCTCTGCGGTGCGTTGACCCTGATGCTGACAAGAGACCAATGATGAGTCAAGTTGTCCGCATGCTTGAATCTGAGGAATATCCCATACCACGAGAGGTTAGATTCTGAGATTCCAAGTATAAAACAATTCCATGCTAGTTTGTGACTCATATTAGGATTGAATTTAACTAGAAAATGTGCTGTTGCTCCcgttcttttaattttcaaactagAGAGCTCACCTAGGTATGAGTTGGAGAATATACTCCATAACTTAACATTGTTGGCCTTCCAGGAtcgaagacgaagaagaaaccaTGGCAGAACCACAGAAAGTGAATCCCAAAAGGAAAGTTCTGACACAGACAAAAGTGAGAAGCCAATCTTGAGGTCAGATAGGCAAAGAAACCGCCAAGCATAACAAAAGCAGGCAAGTTCTTACAGACTATGAGCAGCATATGCGTACCCCCTATGGTTCAATTCCACATTCAGTATCTTCTCTGTTTGGAATAGTTGAGTGCAAGGCAGCCATGATTGAGGCCGTTGACCAGCCTGAGCTTGCTATTGAGGGCTGACATTTTCGGTTTCGGTTTTTATTTCCTGCATCTAGATTCTGGAGGGTAGATTGTTTTGTGTATGAAGTTGGCACTACAAGACAAACTGGTAGTGTGTACAGGTGTCTATATATGGTTTTGTTTACATCTTCATAGGCTGTTGTCTTAGTTCATACATCATAAATCCTTGCCATTTCTATGGAGGCGGCAGAATTTCAGagttgtgatttttattttgttgaaacTTCTTTTGAAAACAGCAGCGAACTAATGAAATAATGATTCCTGGATCAAGTCAACAAAATCCCTGATTTTTATTGGCATGTGGATAAGCAATCAAATTCAAGGGTGTCAAGACAAATGAAAGAATGAACTGATTAAGACTATTGGGCCAAAAGAGCTCGGCTTTTCCGGTGTGTTACATCGCATTTGCTTGCCTGCATTGGCTCAAGGTGAGCTGAATGTGGAAAACAACTAAAGTTGATTATAGTTGGGAACATGGGCATTATTGAAGCAAGAAGATGCTGAAAAGAGTCATTCCACTTTAAATTATTCAGCGTTGTAACAGCTAGTATCTATTCTGTTTGTTTGGTAAGAAAAAAGAATCAATCTCCCAGCTAGATATGCCTTGGGGGCACCAGACACTTCTTGTTGCTTGTAGATTGAAATCAGATGACTTCAAAATATGAACACAACAATAACAACTGTTTGTTCTGCCCAAAtaaacaaaactaaaaacaaaagggaaaaaaaaaaaacaagaaattgtAAAGGAGAAGATACTTAGTGGGGATTTCCCTAACCAACTGATTCAGCTGGAATTGTTTGCTTTCAAACAAGCATTCAACGCACGGAAATACAGAGTGAGGGAGGGGCAGGGGCAGGGGCAGGGAGGCCCCtcttttctttgtcattttctttctttggcATTCCTTTTTCCGGGAAAATGAGGAAAACGATGAGAAAAAGGACGGCAGAAGGGGCGTCCCGGATAGGTGGTCAAGCGTGATGCCATGCCATCTCCACCAAACACCCAAGAAAAaagttttctttctcctcctctttcctctttcctctttcctctttcttctttcttctttcttctttcttaggagggtattataattttttacttggcAGATATTTGCTGATAATTTATAAGCTGCTAAAAGAAAAGTTGgcatcaatttttgaaaaatattgttgAAAGACGAGTAGCATAAAAATTCTTCTATCTTTGTTCAATAAATAAAGACATATTAAATCGTTAAAGAGTTTATAAACTCTTTGTGACAAAAAACATAAGTAAAGCCAAACACCTTCCCGGATAAATTTAAGCCAGACACT is a window of Diospyros lotus cultivar Yz01 chromosome 10, ASM1463336v1, whole genome shotgun sequence DNA encoding:
- the LOC127812113 gene encoding probable receptor-like protein kinase At5g18500, with the protein product MASALKQELLKKTQIFHLKVWVVIGIFVGLFIVVILLVLSFCLTSRKKARRANGELPVSQIPTVSKEIRVDQNSANHFVPHDGDFFSLHEKFSDKDSDKLLKRSSVDKTKNADNSSQSGSFNHLEKDGDGAEVGEKGVIVQLNGSRPAHAITAPSPLSGLPEFSRLGWGHWFTLRDLETATNRFSKENVIGEGGYGVVYWGHLINGTPVAVKRLLNNLGQAEKEFRVEVEAIGHVRHKNLVRLLGYCVEGTHRLLVYEYVNNGNLEQWLHGAMRQHGYLTWEARMKVLLGTARALAYLHEAIEPKVVHRDIKSSNILIDDDFNAKISDFGLAKLLGAGKSHITTRVMGTFGYVAPEYANSGLLNEKSDVYSFGVVLLEAITGRDPVDYGRPAHEVNLVDWLKMMVGSRRSEEVADPTIETRPSTSALKRSLLTALRCVDPDADKRPMMSQVVRMLESEEYPIPREDRRRRRNHGRTTESESQKESSDTDKSEKPILRSDRQRNRQA